The nucleotide sequence GAATATTGAATTTGAATTTGACTAGGTACATCAAAAATGAACTGAATCACAATAAGATCATTACTCGAAAACAATCAGCCGCACATGATCTGATAGACCCTCAGGGAGAGTTAAAAATTGTGGATCATGATGAGGTTTTGGCAAGCCATATTGAGGGAATGGTGACAAGACCTAATTCGGTAGGTACGTTGCAGGAAAGTTTTGGGATGTATCGTGTTGAAGAAATTCAAATCACCAAAAAGGACATCCACCGAAAACTAGTAAAAGAGGTTGCCTTCCCTCCTTCAGGGTCATTGGTAATCCAACGAAGAAAGGATGAAATTTTCATCCCACATGGAGATACGCATTTACTCATTGGAGATGTAATTACCGTCATAGGAAATACGTCAGCCTTAGCTGATTTTAGAAGAACTTTAGAAGGTTAATCACTCCCTACGTATTGCATCCACAGGATCTAGCTTTGAAGCCTTCATTGCTGGATAAGTTCCAAAAATAATTCCTATCAATATTGACACAATCATGATAATCAATAGTGTATCTAGAGTATATGCAGCTTCAAAAGGCATCTTTGTTAGATACTTGACTATAGGTACCGCTATGAAGGTGAAGATGACTCCTAAGATTAATCCAAGAAAACTCCCTATGAAACTGATACTCAAAGACTCTGATAAAAATTGAGCTACAATATCTGCTTTCTTTGCTCCAACAGCCTTTCTAACACCAATTTCAGAAGTTCGCTCCGTAACAGAAATCAACAACACATTCATCACTCCCACACCACCTACGATAACAGAGATACCCACTATTAATCCCATAATGATTCGAAACACCAAGAATCCCTGGTTTGCCTGTTCAACTCTGAATTCATTGGTAAACACACTGAAATCATCTGACTGACCTTTGAAAGTATTTTCCAAGAAAGATTCAACCTCTCCTTTGACTATCGGTACTTGTTCTACAGTAGATGCCTCAATAACGACCATTGGAGGCCTAGACTTTAATTTTTCTTCATCCAAGATAGTGATGGGACAAATTATCTCCAGATTATCTGATGGGGCATCTATGATACCTATGACGTTAAAAGGCTCTCCCTTAAATCGAATAGTATCGTTCAAGATTTCATGCAATGGTTTTTGAGGCTTTAACGCTTCCGCAAGCTCAGATGATACTACCACGTTTTTTGTGCGATTTCTCAGATCTTCTAAGGAAATAAACCTACCAGCTCTTAGTTCTAGTTTATCGCTCCAGGTATCTACCATTCCTGAAAATAGCACCCCCCTTTCTGTTGAATCATTTGTATTGATGAATCCTGACTCTTGATACCTTAGAAATCCTTTAGCATTTTCATCTGAAACTTCATCGAGCATGTTCTTGAATCTTGCATAATTGAAAAATCCATAATCTTCTTTAGAAATTTGAACATTATCAATTCTTTTGGTTGTATTCGTTCGGATGATAACGCTCTCCAAAGAGGTCGTACTTGAAATTTGCTCGTGAGCATATTTCTCCATTCCATCTATCAGAGATAAAATAGCAACTAAAGCTCCAACCCCAATAACCATCCCTAAAACAGATAGCAGTGTATGAAGAAGGTTTTTCCGAGCGTCATTAAATGCAGTCTTAAATAGGTGAGTAATTCGCTTCATTTTTGGTTGACGTCAATTCCACACTAAATGTTACTGATCAATGATTTACTCACCTTAATTATCTTTTTTGTATACTCCGAGATCTTAAAATGATCATCAATTCGGTATCCTACTACCCAAGCAATCTTCTGACCTGATTCCAAGACCAAGACATTTTTTTTTCTGGATAAGGGAGTTTTCTCATCAATCAATAAATCACTGACTTTTTTATGCCCTTTCATTCCCATTGGTTGAAACTTATCCCCCTCTTCCCATTGCCTGATTTTCAAAGGGAGCTTAAATCGATCAGCATCAAAAAAAACTACTCCGGCAGAATCGAACGATACTTCTTCCTCAGCTGCCTCTCCAATTTTAAAGATTGACTCGTAAAAATTGTATTCACCAAACTCATCTATTATCAATTCTTGAATGCTCTGTTCTTTATTCGGATTGATGAACAGCTTAGAACGATCCATGGTGACAATCCAATCATTAACAGGAAAAACCTTACCTGCTCTCCCTTTAGCCTCAAAAATCTCCCTGCATGTAGCATAATTAACACCAAAAGCATTGAGAATTTCTGAGAGGATGACAACATCTTCAGGTTCATTGATCCATTCAAGATTAAGTTCACATGAAAGATCTGATGATTTGAGAAACTCTTTCTTAATATTTTCTACCTGCCTTTTCAATAAATCTTCCGTATATGAAAGTCGCTCTACGGTTGAAAAAAAAGTTTTATGTAGAGATGGATTGACCTTTTCAAGAATTGGAATTACTTCGTGACGAATCAAATTTCGATCATAATTTATCTTTTGATTACTTGAATCTTCTCTCCATTGGATCTTTTGGTTAGAAGCATACGTCAGTAGGTCTTTTCTCTCGGCAAAGAGCAATGGTCTTATAATTTTATTATTTAAAACAGAGATACCAGAAACCCCACTAATTCCCGTTCCTCGGGTAAGGTTTATAAGCACTGTTTCAAGTGAATCATTGAGATGATGCGCTATAGCTACTTTATGATGACCATATTGCTCAGTTAAAGCATTAAACCAGTCATACCTCACCTCTCTTGCTTCAATTTGGATGGACTTACCTTCCAGCTCAAAAGATTCAATAAAGCAGCTAACCTTATGATCCTCAGCCCACTTCCTTACAAATGCCTCATCTGCGTTTGATTCCTCTCCTCTCAATCCAAAATTACAATGGGCAATGTCAAAGTCAATTTCTGCATCAAAAAAGAGGTGAGACATCACCATAGAATCCAGTCCTCCACTGACGGCAAGCAGGACTTTTTCTCCTTTATCAATCAAATGACGAGAAAGAATAAAATCATGGAACTGTTTTTGTAAAGAATGCACAACTTGATAAGTTAATTTTGCCGAATGCGGAAGTTAGTCCAAACCACTTTTGTTTTTTTTATTCTATGCTCTTCCT is from Marinobacter alexandrii and encodes:
- the tilS gene encoding tRNA lysidine(34) synthetase TilS codes for the protein MHSLQKQFHDFILSRHLIDKGEKVLLAVSGGLDSMVMSHLFFDAEIDFDIAHCNFGLRGEESNADEAFVRKWAEDHKVSCFIESFELEGKSIQIEAREVRYDWFNALTEQYGHHKVAIAHHLNDSLETVLINLTRGTGISGVSGISVLNNKIIRPLLFAERKDLLTYASNQKIQWREDSSNQKINYDRNLIRHEVIPILEKVNPSLHKTFFSTVERLSYTEDLLKRQVENIKKEFLKSSDLSCELNLEWINEPEDVVILSEILNAFGVNYATCREIFEAKGRAGKVFPVNDWIVTMDRSKLFINPNKEQSIQELIIDEFGEYNFYESIFKIGEAAEEEVSFDSAGVVFFDADRFKLPLKIRQWEEGDKFQPMGMKGHKKVSDLLIDEKTPLSRKKNVLVLESGQKIAWVVGYRIDDHFKISEYTKKIIKVSKSLISNI
- a CDS encoding ABC transporter permease, whose amino-acid sequence is MKRITHLFKTAFNDARKNLLHTLLSVLGMVIGVGALVAILSLIDGMEKYAHEQISSTTSLESVIIRTNTTKRIDNVQISKEDYGFFNYARFKNMLDEVSDENAKGFLRYQESGFINTNDSTERGVLFSGMVDTWSDKLELRAGRFISLEDLRNRTKNVVVSSELAEALKPQKPLHEILNDTIRFKGEPFNVIGIIDAPSDNLEIICPITILDEEKLKSRPPMVVIEASTVEQVPIVKGEVESFLENTFKGQSDDFSVFTNEFRVEQANQGFLVFRIIMGLIVGISVIVGGVGVMNVLLISVTERTSEIGVRKAVGAKKADIVAQFLSESLSISFIGSFLGLILGVIFTFIAVPIVKYLTKMPFEAAYTLDTLLIIMIVSILIGIIFGTYPAMKASKLDPVDAIRRE